A region from the Geobacillus vulcani PSS1 genome encodes:
- a CDS encoding YpjP family protein yields MPSWLRKALVAAITVSTFGLVTPPASLLAAKEPPSDDASSPDWQHSPVGRADEAGSLTRAQFIEQTIEKAVAQSHEKFGRKIAPVIEEEFRAVILPRIETVIAELAERYPEDELRYLAVSENPSGGQGERMFHLYRADTGEDLIRFHVRREHPPQDGYWFQFHYHTCEDGFQAHHELGKIYWSKNTPPNWRT; encoded by the coding sequence CTGCCGTCTTGGCTGCGAAAAGCGCTTGTTGCCGCCATTACCGTTTCCACGTTTGGACTCGTCACGCCGCCCGCCTCATTGCTTGCCGCCAAAGAGCCGCCGTCAGACGATGCCTCGTCTCCCGACTGGCAGCACAGTCCAGTCGGTCGTGCCGATGAAGCCGGCTCCTTGACGCGCGCTCAATTCATTGAGCAGACGATAGAAAAGGCCGTTGCCCAGTCCCATGAAAAATTCGGTCGCAAAATCGCTCCGGTTATTGAAGAGGAGTTTCGCGCCGTCATTTTGCCGCGCATCGAAACGGTGATCGCCGAGCTTGCCGAGCGTTATCCGGAAGACGAACTCCGCTATTTGGCGGTTTCAGAAAATCCGTCCGGCGGGCAAGGGGAGCGCATGTTTCACTTGTATCGGGCCGATACGGGAGAAGATCTGATCCGCTTTCACGTCCGCCGCGAGCATCCGCCGCAAGATGGCTATTGGTTTCAGTTCCACTATCACACTTGTGAGGACGGCTTTCAAGCCCATCATGAGCTTGGGAAAATTTACTGGTCCAAAAATACGCCGCCGAACTGGCGTACATAA
- a CDS encoding anthrax toxin lethal factor-related metalloendopeptidase has translation MKRLLMSLLAALFAIPLLSLSPYPAAHGVLLQESGLDLRSIPSRDVLGRIVIVPETAFPAAEANKTFQTLARIDRSILEQAAAHHIYIQLLTGPITNEPTARHLRGKTPRGYAPGSKTWDDVPGIGGSHLVLVRLGHSEKGKGHGSVNLELHEFAHSLDYIVFDRIHETDEFQAIWREEAPRLFPGESYFLTYPEEYFAEAFAYYYASEETRRTLRAAAPNTYAFIRGLAERAS, from the coding sequence ATGAAACGGCTGCTCATGAGCTTGCTGGCGGCGCTGTTCGCGATTCCGCTTCTATCGCTTTCGCCGTACCCGGCCGCCCACGGCGTGCTTCTTCAAGAAAGTGGCCTTGATCTTCGGAGCATTCCGTCCCGTGACGTGCTCGGCCGCATCGTTATCGTGCCCGAGACAGCGTTTCCGGCTGCGGAGGCGAACAAGACTTTTCAGACGCTTGCCCGCATTGATCGAAGCATTTTGGAGCAGGCGGCTGCTCATCATATTTACATCCAGCTGTTGACAGGCCCTATTACGAATGAACCGACAGCTCGCCACTTGCGTGGGAAAACCCCGCGCGGCTATGCGCCGGGATCCAAAACATGGGATGACGTGCCGGGCATCGGCGGGTCGCATTTAGTGCTCGTCCGCCTCGGCCATAGCGAAAAAGGAAAAGGGCACGGCTCGGTCAATTTGGAGTTGCATGAGTTTGCTCATTCGCTCGATTACATCGTATTTGACCGCATTCATGAAACGGACGAATTTCAAGCGATTTGGCGGGAGGAGGCGCCGCGGCTCTTTCCGGGTGAATCTTATTTTTTGACTTATCCGGAAGAGTATTTTGCCGAGGCGTTTGCCTATTATTACGCAAGCGAAGAGACGCGGCGAACGTTGCGGGCGGCAGCGCCGAACACATATGCGTTCATCCGTGGACTCGCGGAACGGGCCTCATAG
- the thyA gene encoding thymidylate synthase codes for MRQYLQLLEDILENGVEKEDRTGVGTLSVFGRQLRFNLRDGFPLVTTKKLHIRSIIYELLWFLKGDTNVRYLQENGVTIWDEWADENGDLGPIYGAQWRSWKGADGKTIDQIAWVVEEIKRNPNSRRLLVSAWNVAELDEMKLPPCHYAFQFYVANGRLSCMWQQRSVDTFLGLPFNIASYALLTHMIAQQCDLDVGELIFTGGDVHLYKNHLEQAKLQLTREPRPLPKLVIKRKPPSIFDYEYDDFEIVGYDPHPAIKAPVAV; via the coding sequence TTGCGGCAATATTTGCAGTTATTGGAGGATATTTTGGAAAACGGCGTTGAAAAAGAGGACCGCACGGGCGTCGGCACGCTGTCGGTGTTTGGCCGCCAGCTCCGCTTCAACTTGCGGGACGGATTCCCGCTCGTGACAACGAAAAAGTTGCATATCCGCTCCATCATTTATGAACTGCTCTGGTTTTTAAAAGGCGATACGAATGTCCGCTATTTGCAGGAGAACGGCGTGACGATTTGGGACGAGTGGGCGGATGAAAACGGCGATCTCGGTCCCATTTACGGCGCGCAATGGCGGTCGTGGAAAGGAGCAGATGGGAAAACGATCGACCAGATCGCCTGGGTCGTTGAGGAGATCAAACGAAATCCGAATTCGCGCCGGCTGCTTGTGAGCGCATGGAACGTGGCGGAGCTGGATGAAATGAAGCTGCCGCCATGCCATTATGCGTTTCAATTTTATGTCGCAAACGGTCGGCTGTCGTGCATGTGGCAGCAACGCTCCGTCGATACGTTTTTAGGACTGCCTTTTAACATTGCCAGCTACGCGCTGTTGACGCATATGATCGCCCAGCAATGCGATTTAGATGTCGGCGAACTCATTTTCACCGGCGGCGACGTCCATTTGTACAAAAACCATCTTGAGCAAGCGAAACTGCAGCTGACGCGCGAGCCGCGCCCACTGCCAAAGCTCGTGATCAAGCGGAAGCCGCCGTCCATTTTCGACTACGAATACGACGATTTCGAGATTGTCGGCTATGACCCGCATCCGGCGATTAAAGCACCGGTGGCGGTGTAA
- a CDS encoding dihydrofolate reductase, with product MISHIVAMDENRVIGKDNRLPWHLPADLAYFKRVTMGHAIVMGRKTFEAIGRPLPGRENIVVTRNRSFRPEGCVVLHSLEEVKQWTASRADEVFIIGGAELFRVTMPIVDRLYVTNIFASFPGDTFYPPISDDEWEIVSYTPGRKDEKNPYEHAFVIYERKKAK from the coding sequence ATGATTTCGCACATTGTGGCGATGGACGAAAACCGGGTGATCGGCAAAGACAACCGCTTGCCTTGGCATTTGCCGGCCGATTTGGCGTATTTTAAACGGGTGACGATGGGCCATGCCATCGTGATGGGGCGCAAAACGTTTGAGGCGATTGGCCGCCCGCTTCCCGGGCGGGAAAATATCGTCGTGACGCGCAACCGCTCGTTTCGCCCGGAAGGCTGCGTTGTGCTTCATTCGCTTGAAGAGGTCAAGCAATGGACCGCATCGCGCGCCGATGAGGTGTTTATCATCGGCGGGGCCGAACTGTTTCGGGTGACAATGCCGATTGTCGACCGGCTGTATGTGACGAACATTTTTGCTTCCTTCCCCGGCGATACATTTTATCCGCCCATTTCTGACGATGAATGGGAAATTGTTTCCTATACGCCAGGAAGGAAAGACGAAAAAAATCCGTATGAACACGCCTTTGTCATTTATGAGCGGAAAAAGGCGAAATAG